The following are encoded in a window of Desulfarculaceae bacterium genomic DNA:
- a CDS encoding corrinoid protein, translating to MADLEAIKEAVSKGKRKEIAGLVQAALDHGANPQEIINDYMIAAMKEVGARFEAKKIFVPEMMMSARTMQTGLDVIKPILADSGSQQEKAGTVVIGTVFGDLHDIGKNLVVLMLESSGFEVINVGENVAPETFVEKARELGADVVGLSSLLTTGDPHVKATVEAFKNSDLAGKVKVVCGGAAVTPKFALETCGADGHATDAVDAVKVITSLMG from the coding sequence CAGTGAGCAAGGGCAAGCGCAAGGAGATCGCCGGGCTGGTGCAGGCCGCTCTAGACCACGGCGCCAATCCCCAGGAGATCATCAACGACTACATGATCGCGGCCATGAAAGAGGTGGGCGCCCGCTTCGAGGCCAAAAAGATCTTCGTGCCCGAGATGATGATGTCGGCCCGCACCATGCAGACCGGCCTGGACGTGATCAAGCCCATCCTCGCCGATTCCGGCTCCCAGCAGGAAAAGGCCGGCACCGTGGTCATCGGCACGGTCTTCGGCGATCTGCACGACATCGGCAAGAACCTGGTGGTGCTGATGCTGGAGAGCTCTGGCTTCGAGGTGATCAACGTCGGCGAGAACGTGGCCCCCGAGACCTTCGTGGAAAAAGCCCGCGAGCTGGGCGCCGACGTGGTGGGGCTCTCCAGCCTGCTCACCACCGGCGATCCGCACGTCAAAGCCACGGTGGAGGCCTTCAAGAACAGCGACCTGGCCGGCAAGGTCAAGGTGGTCTGCGGCGGCGCGGCGGTCACTCCCAAGTTTGCCCTGGAGACCTGCGGGGCCGACGGCCACGCCACCGACGCGGTGGACGCAGTGAAGGTGATCACCAGCCTGATGGGCTAG